In Montipora foliosa isolate CH-2021 chromosome 13, ASM3666993v2, whole genome shotgun sequence, one DNA window encodes the following:
- the LOC137982646 gene encoding neuropeptide SIFamide receptor-like, producing MNISSSVFAVPDLQAPNTTGQQALKRSFSQSYVIGVTVYAVIIFVVAIVGNSLVIYVVCARQHMRNSTNILIANMAVGDILMAVIIPYVLKWLYVNVGWFGTFMGTVLCKFFHSTQALSIACSVISLVFISLDRCLVIWFPMRRIFTNKVLKASLIATWLYAILFSIPLILVANVHARPEGNYVCYENGWPSKETERSFLLVYVVGTYVFPLVVITTAYALIAVKLCKRELPGVTTPAYQKKAHESTKKAITMLVTVVVVFALCWLPLQGRELMIIYFPETIKLFPVELKIFLTWIGITNSAINPCLYVIFSENFRREFGRILCGCVKENRPDSYLGIPASRATPLTTPSMSRRAVSATNIHEAVPLRHLTVKH from the exons ATGAATATTAGCAGCTCTGTCTTTGCAG TGCCAGACTTACAGGCACCCAACACCACAGGCCAACAGGCGCTAAAACGTAGCTTCAGCCAGAGCTACGTTATTGGAGTCACAGTGTACGCCGTCATAATCTTCGTTGTGGCCATCGTTGGTAACTCCTTAGTGATCTATGTTGTATGCGCGCGGCAACACATGAGAAATTCAACCAATATTCTCATTGCTAACATGGCCGTTGGTGATATATTAATGGCGGTCATCATCCCATACGTGCTTAAGTGGTTATACGTTAATGTAGGATGGTTTGGAACTTTTATGGGAACAGTCCTTTGCAAGTTTTTTCATTCCACTCAAGCATTGTCCATCGCCTGTTCCGTGATAAGTCTTGTCTTCATCAGTCTTGACCGTTGTCTTGTGATCTGGTTTCCCATGCGACGAATTTTTACCAATAAGGTTCTCAAGGCATCTTTAATAGCCACCTGGCTGTATGCAATACTTTTTTCAATTCCTCTTATCTTGGTTGCAAATGTTCATGCTAGACCCGAAGGAAATTACGTCTGCTATGAAAATGGTTGGCCTTCAAAAGAGACTGAACGAAGCTTTTTATTAGTGTATGTTGTTGGCACCTACGTTTTTCCCCTTGTAGTCATCACCACTGCCTATGCACTAATAGCTGTCAAACTTTGTAAACGCGAATTGCCCGGAGTTACAACACCCGCGTATCAAAAGAAAGCTCACGAGTCGACCAAGAAAGCGATTACTATGTTAGTCACAGTCGTGGTGGTGTTTGCACTTTGTTGGCTTCCGTTACAAGGCCGGGAATTAATGATCATTTACTTTCCAGAAACAATCAAACTCTTTCCAGTCGAGCTAAAGATATTTCTGACTTGGATCGGAATTACGAACAGCGCAATAAATCCGTGCTTGTACGTAATATTTTCTGAGAATTTCCGGCGCGAGTTTGGTCGTATCCTGTGCGGTTGTGTAAAGGAAAACCGTCCCGATTCATACCTTGGTATCCCAGCGTCTCGTGCTACACCCTTGACCACACCCAGTATGTCCAGGCGAGCAGTATCAGCAACTAACATACACGAGGCAGTACCTCTCCGACATCTTACCGTTAAACATTAA